In a single window of the Acidimicrobiales bacterium genome:
- a CDS encoding TadE/TadG family type IV pilus assembly protein, whose amino-acid sequence MHAPRPRRGQRGQSLAEFAISSVVLVLLFGGLVDLTRAIHYADVLQSAVREGSRYGSIFDAGTDSNPHLDDADIKSVVDSQLLAGGLPASVLKSAGICPTGLGNTQYNPPYGNASFPPVGNQPWLYICYDDLGSVGTDYPTTAATGLAGKDLNVVVVMAYAPMTAAIPTPLGGNLGLATSLHSRIQGA is encoded by the coding sequence GTGCACGCCCCGCGCCCGCGCCGAGGTCAGCGCGGCCAGTCGCTGGCCGAGTTCGCCATCTCCTCGGTGGTCCTGGTCCTGCTCTTCGGCGGCCTGGTCGACCTAACCCGGGCCATCCACTACGCGGACGTCCTCCAGTCAGCCGTCCGCGAGGGCTCGCGTTACGGGTCGATCTTCGACGCGGGGACCGACTCCAATCCCCACCTCGACGACGCCGACATCAAGTCGGTGGTCGACAGCCAGCTGCTCGCCGGCGGCCTCCCGGCCTCGGTGCTCAAAAGCGCCGGGATCTGTCCAACCGGCCTTGGCAACACCCAGTACAACCCACCGTACGGCAACGCCTCGTTCCCACCGGTCGGCAATCAACCCTGGCTCTACATCTGTTACGACGACCTGGGCTCGGTCGGTACGGATTACCCGACCACAGCGGCGACCGGCTTGGCCGGCAAGGATCTCAACGTCGTGGTAGTGATGGCGTACGCGCCGATGACGGCGGCGATACCGACCCCACTCGGCGGCAACCTCGGCCTGGCGACCAGCCTGCACTCCCGGATCCAGGGCGCATGA